The following coding sequences lie in one Listeria ivanovii subsp. londoniensis genomic window:
- a CDS encoding class II aldolase/adducin family protein, producing MLYQKEREDLAKIVKTMFDRFETNAAGGNVSVRMNKEHIIMTPTLMSQARLCDLSPYEILVVDNNNEVVEGDGRITREINLHRACYVENPDIGCVLHAHPKESMLFATLGMELPNLTEATQKIGQIPTLTFAPATSPELAEIVRKHVIELGKNAVPSASLLNKHGIVVLESTLHKAYDMLERIEYNAYIAEKAMVFDALNIKKLVHDGELNYNLEE from the coding sequence ATGTTGTACCAAAAAGAACGTGAAGATTTAGCGAAAATAGTGAAGACCATGTTTGACCGCTTTGAAACGAATGCAGCGGGTGGAAATGTCAGCGTACGTATGAATAAAGAGCACATTATTATGACGCCAACCTTAATGAGTCAAGCACGGCTTTGTGACCTGTCACCATATGAGATTTTAGTCGTGGATAATAATAATGAAGTGGTAGAAGGAGACGGTAGAATCACGCGCGAAATTAATTTACATCGTGCTTGTTATGTAGAAAATCCCGATATTGGTTGTGTTCTTCATGCGCATCCCAAAGAGTCCATGTTATTTGCAACACTAGGTATGGAACTCCCGAATTTAACAGAAGCAACGCAAAAAATAGGACAAATCCCCACACTAACCTTTGCTCCAGCTACAAGTCCAGAACTAGCAGAAATCGTTCGAAAACATGTCATTGAATTAGGAAAAAATGCTGTTCCAAGTGCTAGCTTACTTAATAAACACGGAATTGTCGTATTAGAATCCACTTTGCATAAAGCTTACGATATGTTAGAACGGATTGAATATAATGCGTATATTGCTGAAAAAGCGATGGTGTTTGATGCATTAAATATAAAAAAATTAGTACATGACGGAGAATTAAATTATAATTTGGAGGAGTAA
- the argH gene encoding argininosuccinate lyase, which produces MEKLWGGRFQGKSETWIDEFGASISFDQKMAQEDLIGSLAHVAMLSKCGIISSTEAEEITVGLKTLQVKLSQGELEFSTTNEDIHLNIEKLLHDEIGPVAGKLHTARSRNDQVATDMHLYLKQGVADIITSLKHLRIVLIKKAERHVETIMPGYTHLQHAQPISFAHHLLAYFGMFTRDLERLEESVKRIDISPLGSAALAGTTFPIDRMYSAELLGFSKVYENSLDGVSDRDFIIEFLSNSSILMMHLSRFCEELILWTSHEFQFVELTDAFSTGSSIMPQKKNPDMAELIRGKTGRVYGNLFGMLTVLKGLPLAYNKDLQEDKEGMFDTLETVKISLDIFSGMIETMKINTVVMEESTQKDFSNATELADYLAKKGVPFREAHEIVGKLVLECTQNGIYLQDVPLSYYQEINPLIKDDIYHVLASKTAVQKRNSYGGTGFDQIHIALANARDIL; this is translated from the coding sequence ATGGAAAAATTATGGGGCGGACGTTTTCAAGGAAAAAGCGAGACTTGGATAGATGAATTCGGTGCATCCATTTCTTTTGATCAAAAAATGGCGCAGGAAGATTTAATCGGTAGTTTGGCACATGTCGCAATGCTTTCAAAATGTGGAATTATTTCCAGTACAGAAGCAGAGGAAATTACTGTTGGCTTAAAAACTCTTCAAGTGAAGTTATCACAAGGAGAACTTGAATTTAGTACGACAAATGAAGATATTCATCTAAATATCGAAAAACTGTTGCACGATGAAATTGGTCCTGTTGCTGGAAAACTTCATACTGCTCGTAGCCGTAATGATCAAGTAGCAACTGATATGCATTTGTATTTAAAGCAAGGAGTGGCAGATATAATTACTTCTTTAAAACATTTGCGCATTGTTCTTATTAAAAAAGCGGAACGACATGTTGAAACGATCATGCCTGGTTATACTCATTTACAGCACGCCCAGCCGATTTCATTTGCACATCACCTGCTTGCTTACTTCGGCATGTTCACAAGAGATTTAGAGCGACTAGAAGAAAGTGTCAAACGGATTGATATCTCACCACTTGGTTCTGCAGCACTAGCAGGAACCACCTTTCCAATTGATCGGATGTATAGTGCCGAATTACTAGGATTCTCCAAAGTATATGAAAATAGTTTAGATGGTGTTAGCGATCGTGATTTTATTATTGAATTTCTTAGTAACAGTTCCATTTTAATGATGCATTTATCACGTTTTTGTGAAGAGTTAATACTTTGGACGAGCCACGAATTTCAGTTTGTTGAGTTAACAGACGCTTTTTCGACCGGTAGCTCGATTATGCCTCAAAAGAAAAACCCTGATATGGCAGAGTTGATTCGCGGAAAAACAGGGCGAGTTTATGGTAATCTTTTCGGTATGCTGACGGTTCTCAAAGGACTTCCGCTTGCTTATAATAAAGACTTACAAGAAGATAAAGAAGGCATGTTTGATACACTGGAAACTGTAAAAATAAGTCTAGATATTTTTTCAGGAATGATTGAAACAATGAAAATTAATACAGTCGTTATGGAAGAATCCACCCAAAAAGATTTTTCTAATGCAACTGAATTAGCTGATTACTTGGCGAAAAAAGGAGTTCCTTTTAGAGAAGCTCATGAAATCGTTGGAAAATTAGTTCTCGAATGTACACAAAATGGCATTTATTTGCAAGATGTGCCACTTTCATATTATCAAGAAATTAATCCACTAATTAAAGACGACATCTATCATGTACTCGCCTCCAAGACAGCCGTTCAAAAAAGAAATTCTTATGGTGGGACTGGATTTGATCAGATTCACATCGCGTTAGCTAATGCGAGAGATATTTTGTGA
- a CDS encoding alpha/beta hydrolase — protein MKNTIKWIAIGFAGIILLPLLVVFFIYKKAVGRKEYNPEVLENLDEASQEFVKNTSPLSDVDSRYKYMRLATKALPSAKDIEIGDVENKKIDGPGGKIPIRIYTPKEEGPFEIIVYYHGGGFVLGGLQTHDAVARKLVQTTGARVVTVDYRLAPENPFPAAVEDAYAALLWVQSHRTSLRAKSADIIVAGDSVGANLATVVTQIAKAKGAPSITAQILLYPTTDIFSRDASVLYPSMDEFAEGYVLTKESLDKFFKLYMANATDRKYDPLVAPIRSKDLAGLPKTFLATAEFDPLRDQGEAYAEKLKNAGVEVFVKRFEKVPHGYMTTNSEATDETYELISEFLEEK, from the coding sequence GTGAAAAATACAATAAAATGGATTGCTATTGGTTTTGCGGGGATTATTCTACTTCCTTTGTTAGTCGTTTTCTTTATTTATAAAAAAGCGGTTGGAAGAAAAGAGTATAATCCAGAAGTACTTGAAAATTTAGATGAAGCATCACAAGAATTTGTGAAAAACACGTCACCATTATCCGATGTAGATTCGCGATATAAATATATGAGACTTGCAACAAAAGCCTTACCATCTGCTAAAGATATCGAAATTGGCGATGTGGAAAACAAAAAAATTGATGGACCAGGCGGAAAAATCCCAATTCGAATTTACACTCCAAAAGAAGAAGGGCCATTCGAAATCATTGTTTATTATCACGGTGGTGGATTTGTATTAGGTGGACTGCAAACACATGATGCAGTTGCTCGTAAACTAGTACAAACAACTGGCGCTCGTGTAGTAACCGTGGATTATCGCCTTGCTCCAGAAAATCCATTCCCGGCAGCAGTAGAAGATGCTTATGCAGCGCTACTTTGGGTTCAAAGCCATCGTACAAGCTTGCGTGCTAAATCCGCAGACATCATCGTTGCAGGAGATAGCGTTGGAGCGAATTTAGCAACCGTAGTGACACAAATCGCTAAAGCAAAAGGCGCACCAAGCATCACCGCACAAATCTTGCTTTATCCAACCACAGATATTTTCAGCCGAGACGCATCTGTCCTTTATCCGTCCATGGATGAATTTGCAGAAGGTTATGTATTAACAAAAGAATCATTAGATAAATTCTTTAAACTATATATGGCAAACGCCACTGATCGTAAATATGATCCACTTGTTGCGCCTATTCGTAGCAAAGATTTAGCTGGCCTTCCAAAAACATTCTTAGCAACAGCTGAATTTGATCCACTAAGAGATCAAGGGGAAGCATATGCTGAAAAATTAAAAAATGCCGGCGTAGAAGTATTCGTAAAACGGTTTGAAAAAGTACCACATGGTTATATGACAACAAACTCCGAAGCAACAGACGAAACATACGAATTAATCAGTGAGTTTTTAGAAGAAAAATAA
- a CDS encoding argininosuccinate synthase → MTKEKIVLAYSGGLDTSVAIQWLVEAGYEVIACCLDVGEGKNLDFIKEKAITVGASQSYTIDAKEEFAEDFALIALQAHAYYEGKYPLISALSRPLIAKKLVEVARKEGASAIAHGCTGKGNDQVRFEVAIHALAPDLKVVSPVRDWKWSREEEINYAQEHNIPVPIDLDNPFSIDQNLWGRSNECGVLENPWTTPPEAAYDLTVSLEDAPDTADIIEITFDAGIPISLNGENMTLANLILTLNEIAGKHGVGRIDHIENRLVGIKSREVYECPAAVTLIAAHKELEDLTFVREIAHFKPIIEQKISETIYNGLWFSPLTEALVAFLKSTQKFVNGTIRIKLFKGHAIVEGRKSPNSLYDENLATYTSSDTFDQDAAVGFIKLWGLPTKVSAEVNSKTTITTEV, encoded by the coding sequence ATGACAAAAGAAAAGATTGTATTAGCTTACTCAGGTGGATTAGATACTTCTGTTGCCATTCAATGGTTAGTAGAAGCTGGATATGAGGTAATCGCATGCTGTTTAGATGTTGGCGAAGGGAAAAATTTAGACTTTATTAAAGAAAAAGCCATTACCGTTGGAGCGAGCCAATCCTATACGATTGATGCAAAAGAAGAATTTGCGGAAGATTTCGCTTTAATTGCTCTTCAAGCACATGCCTATTATGAAGGGAAATACCCGCTTATTTCCGCACTAAGCCGGCCTCTTATTGCTAAGAAACTAGTAGAAGTAGCTCGAAAAGAGGGCGCGTCTGCCATCGCTCACGGTTGTACTGGTAAGGGAAATGACCAAGTTCGGTTTGAAGTAGCGATTCATGCCCTTGCGCCGGATTTAAAAGTTGTTTCTCCTGTTCGTGATTGGAAATGGTCGAGAGAAGAAGAAATTAATTATGCACAGGAACACAATATTCCCGTTCCAATTGATTTAGATAATCCTTTTTCTATTGACCAAAATCTTTGGGGTAGAAGTAATGAATGTGGCGTCCTAGAAAATCCGTGGACAACACCACCGGAAGCTGCTTACGACTTAACCGTTAGTTTAGAAGACGCACCAGATACAGCGGATATTATCGAAATCACTTTTGATGCTGGTATTCCAATTTCTTTAAATGGAGAAAACATGACTCTAGCTAACCTTATTTTGACATTAAATGAAATCGCTGGTAAACATGGCGTTGGTAGAATTGACCATATTGAAAACCGTCTAGTAGGTATTAAATCACGTGAAGTATATGAATGCCCCGCTGCAGTGACTTTAATCGCGGCACATAAAGAATTAGAAGACTTAACTTTTGTTCGTGAAATCGCCCACTTTAAGCCAATCATTGAACAAAAAATTAGCGAAACTATTTACAATGGCCTATGGTTCTCTCCTTTAACAGAAGCGCTAGTGGCATTCTTGAAATCTACCCAAAAATTTGTGAACGGCACCATTCGTATCAAACTATTTAAAGGACACGCTATTGTTGAAGGCAGAAAATCACCAAATTCCCTTTATGATGAAAACTTAGCTACTTATACCTCATCCGATACCTTTGACCAAGATGCAGCAGTTGGCTTCATTAAATTATGGGGGCTACCAACAAAAGTGAGCGCAGAAGTAAATTCTAAAACAACCATTACAACTGAGGTGTAA
- a CDS encoding 1-phosphofructokinase has product MIYTITLNPAIDRLLFIHGELEKRKTNRVIRTTFDCGGKGLHVSGVLAKFGIKNEALGIAGSNNLDQLYAILEEKHINHDFLVEAGTSTRECFIVLSDDTNGSTMIPEAGFSVSQTNKTNLLKQIAKKVKKEDMVVIAGSPPPHYTLSDFKELLETVKNTGAFLACDSSGDYLKLAVQLGVDFIKPNEEEVVAILAEKTESLEENIRSLALEIPYLVVSLGGKGSICAHNGKLYQAIPPVVKERNDTGAGDVFVGAFIAGLAMNMPIMETLKVATGCSASKVMQLDSSSFDLEAAGQLKNQVSIIQLEER; this is encoded by the coding sequence ATGATTTATACAATAACATTAAATCCAGCGATTGATCGATTACTTTTCATTCACGGTGAGTTAGAAAAAAGGAAGACGAATCGGGTCATAAGAACCACTTTTGATTGTGGGGGAAAGGGGCTACATGTTTCAGGAGTGTTAGCCAAATTTGGTATTAAAAATGAAGCACTTGGAATTGCGGGATCAAACAATCTTGACCAACTATATGCGATTCTAGAAGAAAAGCACATTAACCATGATTTTCTTGTGGAAGCTGGAACTTCGACAAGAGAATGCTTCATCGTCCTTAGTGATGACACAAATGGCAGCACAATGATACCGGAAGCTGGTTTTTCCGTAAGTCAAACCAACAAAACGAATCTTTTAAAACAAATCGCTAAAAAAGTTAAAAAAGAGGATATGGTGGTGATTGCTGGATCTCCGCCTCCTCATTATACATTATCTGATTTTAAAGAACTACTAGAAACCGTTAAAAACACAGGAGCCTTTTTAGCTTGTGATAGTTCCGGTGATTACTTAAAACTTGCTGTTCAATTGGGTGTTGATTTTATTAAACCAAATGAAGAGGAAGTGGTGGCTATTTTGGCAGAAAAGACGGAATCACTCGAAGAAAACATTCGCTCGCTTGCTCTTGAAATTCCTTATTTAGTCGTTTCGCTTGGAGGAAAAGGTTCGATTTGCGCGCATAATGGCAAATTATATCAAGCTATTCCACCGGTTGTAAAAGAACGAAACGATACGGGAGCAGGAGATGTTTTTGTCGGAGCTTTTATTGCTGGACTGGCGATGAATATGCCAATTATGGAGACATTAAAAGTAGCGACAGGCTGTTCAGCTAGTAAAGTGATGCAGCTCGATAGTTCGAGTTTTGATTTAGAAGCAGCTGGACAATTAAAAAATCAAGTAAGTATTATACAATTAGAGGAGAGATAA
- a CDS encoding BCCT family transporter: MKKLTTVFWGASLLVVLAVLFGAFLPNQFEMLTSNVQQFLTSNFGWYYLIVVAVIIIFCLFLVLSPIGSIRLGKPGEKPEYSNLSWFAMLFSAGMGIGLVFWGAAEPLSHYAVQAPGGEVGTQAAMKDALRYSFFHWGISAWAIYAIVALALAYFKFRKNAPGLISATLYPILGKHAKGPIGQIIDIVAVFATVIGVATTLGLGAQQINGGLTYLFGVPNNFSVQLTIIVVVTILFLLSAMSGLDKGIQLLSNVNIYVAGVLLILTLILGPTLFIMNNFTNSFGDYLQNIIQMSFQTAPDAPNARAWIDSWTIFYWAWWLSWSPFVGIFIARISRGRSIRQFLLGVIVLPSLVSIFWFAVFGGSAIFVEQHANSGLSNLATEQVLFGVFNELPGGMILSIVAMILIAVFFITSADSATFVLGMQTTGGSLNPPNSVKVTWGLLQAGIASVLLYAGGLTALQNASIIAAFPFSIVIILMIVSLFVSLTREREKLGLYVRPKKSQRSQL, from the coding sequence ATGAAAAAATTAACAACGGTATTTTGGGGAGCTAGCTTGTTAGTTGTGTTAGCTGTTTTATTCGGTGCTTTTTTACCAAATCAATTTGAAATGCTGACGTCAAATGTTCAACAATTTTTAACAAGTAATTTTGGTTGGTACTATTTAATCGTTGTAGCGGTTATTATTATTTTCTGCTTATTTTTAGTTTTAAGCCCAATTGGTTCCATTCGGCTTGGAAAACCTGGCGAAAAACCTGAATATAGCAACCTTTCTTGGTTTGCGATGCTGTTTAGTGCCGGGATGGGAATTGGATTAGTATTTTGGGGTGCTGCCGAACCATTATCTCATTACGCAGTTCAAGCTCCTGGTGGTGAGGTAGGTACACAAGCTGCGATGAAAGATGCTTTGCGCTATTCATTCTTTCACTGGGGTATATCAGCATGGGCAATTTATGCAATCGTTGCACTTGCACTAGCCTACTTTAAATTCAGAAAAAATGCCCCTGGTCTGATAAGTGCTACGCTTTATCCGATTTTAGGAAAACATGCAAAAGGTCCAATTGGTCAAATCATTGATATAGTTGCTGTTTTTGCAACGGTTATTGGAGTCGCGACCACACTTGGACTAGGTGCTCAACAAATTAATGGTGGTTTAACGTATTTATTCGGCGTACCTAATAATTTTAGTGTCCAACTAACGATTATCGTAGTCGTCACTATTTTATTCTTACTTTCTGCAATGTCTGGGCTGGATAAAGGAATTCAACTCTTAAGTAATGTAAATATTTATGTTGCTGGTGTCTTACTTATCTTAACGCTTATTCTAGGACCAACTCTGTTCATTATGAATAACTTTACCAATTCATTTGGTGATTACTTACAAAATATTATTCAAATGAGTTTCCAAACTGCGCCTGATGCTCCAAATGCTCGTGCTTGGATTGACTCTTGGACGATTTTTTACTGGGCTTGGTGGCTATCTTGGTCTCCGTTTGTTGGTATTTTTATCGCCAGAATTTCTCGTGGTCGAAGTATTCGCCAATTTTTACTTGGTGTAATAGTACTTCCTTCCCTAGTCAGTATATTCTGGTTTGCTGTTTTTGGAGGTTCTGCTATTTTTGTTGAACAACATGCAAACAGTGGTCTTTCCAATCTCGCAACGGAGCAAGTACTATTTGGCGTATTTAACGAACTTCCAGGTGGGATGATTCTATCAATTGTAGCGATGATTTTGATTGCAGTATTCTTTATTACTTCTGCTGACTCAGCCACATTTGTACTTGGCATGCAAACAACTGGCGGTTCACTGAATCCACCCAACTCAGTGAAAGTAACATGGGGACTCTTACAAGCCGGAATTGCCAGTGTTTTACTTTATGCTGGTGGATTGACTGCCTTGCAAAATGCCTCAATTATTGCCGCATTTCCGTTTTCGATTGTTATTATCTTAATGATTGTTTCGCTCTTTGTATCCCTTACTCGAGAACGAGAGAAATTAGGACTTTACGTAAGACCAAAGAAATCACAACGGTCACAACTATAA